From Brassica oleracea var. oleracea cultivar TO1000 chromosome C3, BOL, whole genome shotgun sequence, a single genomic window includes:
- the LOC106333601 gene encoding F-box/FBD/LRR-repeat protein At1g51370-like translates to MVGGKRKTKTCDKGSQRRWICQLPNVLISDILARVPTKIAVRTGVLSKTWINHWKNVRGLDLESFEFSDMDTFVSFVRSFFDSHRESTIDKIRLSVHYSDCHSLLTQWTDIAIRRRIQHLDVCYYGTCCDVTMPVSLYTCKTLVHLRLCWVVLANLEVVSLPCLKTMHLECIRDLTEPTVEKLISGSPVLEDLIIIRRTSGERFIQVRSNTLKRIHIDTYTEVEIDAPLLECLRTTVYLEKNFMIINLGCSTTLDIDMVFPDVTCTKLLICDTLTDIPRFRGLVTSSYILKNIFLHSEPGPLLQFRDLSRLHVKFSKSDLEMLPAILESCPKLQSLILELIKDPSYKKNREPKLMFSTVPPCLVSSLKVVELKRLIARYEGEVELVRYFLKNSPILEKLRLDTYYTKKGMRDFLKEVVALPRCSSACEVTVL, encoded by the exons ATGGTGGGTGGAAAGAGAAAAACAAAAACATGTGACAAAGGGTCGCAAAGACGCTGGATATGCCAACTACCTAATGTTTTGATAAGTGACATACTTGCTCGTGTTCCTACAAAGATTGCTGTAAGAACAGGCGTTTTGTCCAAAACATGGATTAATCACTGGAAGAATGTTCGTGGATTGGACTTAGAGTCCTTTGAATTCTCTGATATGGATACCTTTGTGAGTTTTGTTCGAAGTTTTTTTGATTCACACAGGGAATCAACGATAGACAAAATAAGGTTAAGTGTTCACTATTCTGATTGTCACTCCCTTCTCACCCAATGGACTGATATTGCGATTAGGCGTAGGATTCAGCATCTCGATGTTTGTTATTATGGCACTTGTTGCGATGTTACGATGCCCGTCAGTCTATATACATGCAAGACGCTGGTGCACTTACGCCTTTGTTGGGTTGTCTTGGCTAACCTGGAGGTTGTTTCCTTGCCATGCCTAAAGACCATGCATTTAGAATGCATTAGAGATCTCACTGAGCCAACTGTGGAGAAACTTATCTCAGGCTCTCCAGTTCTGGAAGATTTAATCATTATCAGACGAACTAGTGGTGAAAGGTTTATACAAGTGCGCTCTAATACGCTAAAGAGAATCCACATAGATACCTATACAGAAGTTGAGATTGATGCTCCTCTACTCGAGTGTTTGAGGACTACGGTTTATTTAGAAAAGAACTTCATGATCATCAATTTGGGTTGCTCTACCACACTAGATATTGATATGGTCTTTCCTGATGTGACTTGCACCAAACTTTTAATTTGTGATACTCTCACCGATATTCCGAGGTTCAGAGGCCTTGTTACAAGTAGTTACATTTTGAAG AACATCTTTCTACACTCCGAACCAGGACCATTGCTTCAGTTCCGTGACCTATCCCGTTTGCATGTTAAGTTCTCTAAATCCGATCTTGAAATGTTGCCAGCCATTCTTGAAAGCTGCCCAAAACTACAATCTCTCATATTG GAGTTGATCAAGGACCCAAGTTATAAGAAGAACAGAGAACCAAAGCTGATGTTTTCAACAGTGCCTCCGTGTTTGGTATCATCTCTCAAGGTCGTGGAACTGAAACGTTTGATCGCAAGGTATGAAGGAGAAGTAGAGCTAGTAAGATACTTCCTCAAGAACTCACCAATCCTGGAGAAACTAAGGCTTGATACTTACTATACCAAAAAGGGCATGCGTGATTTCCTTAAAGAAGTCGTTGCATTGCCAAGATGTTCCAGCGCTTGTGAAGTCACTGTTCTCTAA